The Oncorhynchus nerka isolate Pitt River linkage group LG13, Oner_Uvic_2.0, whole genome shotgun sequence sequence TACAATAGAAAGAATATTAGGAAAGGCTACATGAGAGTGGATGTATCAAATGCAACCCCTAACTCTATCGGGATTAGAATATGACAAATGCATCATTGTTACCGGTATAGGGCATGTTCTTGAGCTCAGAACAAGCTCTGACGATGAGGAAGATGAGATACAGGACGTACAGGGTCACCACCACTAGGAAGAAAATCTTCATGCCCTGGAAGTACAACAAAACCTTTAATCAACATGATGGGTGTTGCACTACTACCTCCACCGTCAATGTCCAAACTTCTACCAGGTTGAAAAATATGTATAATTATACACTGGACATGTGCTTCTGAATTTTCCATAAAAATTCTCACAGAAGGTAAATGTGTTCCACTCACCTGGAAGTTAGCGATGTCCACTTTGTACTGGTAGGTGGGGTCCTGTAGCTCATTGACCCTGTGGATGTAAAGGAAATTAGAGCTCATAACATCCTTTTCCAAACAGAGTATGTTATACAGTGTTAGTTTGACAGAGTCCTTCAGACTTACGTTTGCCATATCCCCAAGGTAACTGCTGAGAGCCACAGGAGGCCGACAATGACCAGTTTAGGAAGATAGAACGTCAgacacttcctctctccctgagaCAGGAACCAGAATAATCCAGgattagaagaagaaaaaaaaaacagagaaGAAAAACAGGACACCAGACTGATTTTGGGTTCCAATACTAAAATATAGAGTTTGGTTAAAGATGAATGTGAGACCCACCTGAACCCGGATGCCGTGGTAGACACAGAGCCAGAAGAGCAGCAGGGAACACAGGAAGAGGGCCTGGAAGAATGCATCCAGAGTCCTCGGAAACCAGCTGTTAACCAGGAACGACAGTGGGAAAAATGGATCTGAAACACAAGAACCCCAGCCATCAAAACAGGTAAAAACCTCAGACCTAAAGACTGTAGTGTATATGAGTTTTAACAGCAAGGTTAGGCCATCAGAAGGGTACATTCAAACATATTACACCGTTTAAATATCAAGGCCTGGTGTGCAGTGGAAGGCACAAAGGAAAGAGTGGTAAACAACTCAATGACTCACCGTTATACAGCAGTAGTAGAGGCAGCAGGATGGACATCCACTTCTGCTCAATGCCCCAGTCTCTCATGGAGAACTTCCTCAGAGAGTGAGCAAACATGCACTGCAATACACAACATCAAAGACTAACATACAAAGACAAACATACACAGCAGAAACAATAAAGATGGATTCAATTGCATAGATCTCTTACCGTCACCATGAAGGTCAAAACCACAAAGACAAACCGGAACCAGATCTCCACTTGAGAGAACGAGGGATTATACATCTtccactgagagagaggagaaagaaatgtGTCATTGAAATGCAGTTCAAAGCCACTGTGTGTCAGTAGGATGAGACGCATCTTCAGAAACAGCCAGCTGACAGTTTAAACAGGTTTTCCAGCCAGTGTGTTGTGAGCTCACCATGAAGTTGACCTTGACTTCGTAGGTGATGTTCTCCAGGCCTTTGAAGCtgacattgatctggtactgtgtGTAATTCAGATAGCCCAGGTGCACCACAATGATCTCATCACACTTCTGCAGGAGGAAACAGCAGGATAGATGCCTTGTTCATTGACCAATTGGTTGGTTGATAACTGATTGATGACTGACTAGTCAATTGGCTGACAAACTGGTTAACTGATTAATGAATGGATAGACCGATATATTGATTGCCACTCACAGCGCCACAGTGCAGCATTCGTGATTTCTGGTGCACGTTGCTGCGGATGTGCATGACGCTGGCATCCTGCATGACTCCCTTCAGCTCCACGTTGATCTCAAAGTGCTGCAGGAAGTCCACCACTGAATAGAGAcaaaggcaacaaaaaaaagtcAATATCCACATGACATGAAAGTCTTAGAAGGAAAAATACCATAATTTATAAGGGAGTAGATCTCACCAGTGCTGTGTTCCACCTGCATTATACAGGTGAGCCATAGCTGTTGGTTATAGGTGGAGAGGGGTGGGGACTGCAGGATGAAGGGACCAGTCTGAAACCATATTAGATCCATTCTCAGAACATCACAATGTCAAAGAGTGGACATCAAGCTGTGTCCAAGACTTGTGGGATCTAAGTGTTCATTTTGGACTGTGCACTTCTTCCTCCCTTTTACCCTCCCAGTCTCACAAATATGTGTAAGCATCAGGGTGGTGTGAGTTTGTGCACTAATAAAAGCCATTTCTGACGTAAAGCAAACAGTTCAAGCACATTCCCTGCGATCCTGGAAAGACATGTATTTATTTGTTTGCTTGTCTTACCTTTATGGATTGATTTTTGTCCAGCAGTTCATCTCCACTGTATTTCGTCTCCGCAAGGATTTTAGGACCTGCAGAAGAATGAACA is a genomic window containing:
- the tmem181 gene encoding transmembrane protein 181 isoform X1; the protein is MDTDYSAFENPLYSELKYFCKKIQEVYNELKEDLTPYRDDRFYRLAPMRLYTLSKRHFVLVFVVFLICFGLTVFIGIAGPKILAETKYSGDELLDKNQSIKTGPFILQSPPLSTYNQQLWLTCIMQVEHSTVVDFLQHFEINVELKGVMQDASVMHIRSNVHQKSRMLHCGAKCDEIIVVHLGYLNYTQYQINVSFKGLENITYEVKVNFMWKMYNPSFSQVEIWFRFVFVVLTFMVTCMFAHSLRKFSMRDWGIEQKWMSILLPLLLLYNDPFFPLSFLVNSWFPRTLDAFFQALFLCSLLLFWLCVYHGIRVQGERKCLTFYLPKLVIVGLLWLSAVTLGIWQTVNELQDPTYQYKVDIANFQGMKIFFLVVVTLYVLYLIFLIVRACSELKNMPYTDLRLKFLTALTFVVLVISMAILYLRFGAKALQDNFVAELSTHYQNSAEFLSFYGLLNFYLYTLAFVYSPSKDAIYDSQLKDNPAFSMLNDSDDEVIYGSDYEEMPLQNGRAIKATAKYQNESDSD
- the tmem181 gene encoding transmembrane protein 181 isoform X2; translated protein: MDVLAPMRLYTLSKRHFVLVFVVFLICFGLTVFIGIAGPKILAETKYSGDELLDKNQSIKTGPFILQSPPLSTYNQQLWLTCIMQVEHSTVVDFLQHFEINVELKGVMQDASVMHIRSNVHQKSRMLHCGAKCDEIIVVHLGYLNYTQYQINVSFKGLENITYEVKVNFMWKMYNPSFSQVEIWFRFVFVVLTFMVTCMFAHSLRKFSMRDWGIEQKWMSILLPLLLLYNDPFFPLSFLVNSWFPRTLDAFFQALFLCSLLLFWLCVYHGIRVQGERKCLTFYLPKLVIVGLLWLSAVTLGIWQTVNELQDPTYQYKVDIANFQGMKIFFLVVVTLYVLYLIFLIVRACSELKNMPYTDLRLKFLTALTFVVLVISMAILYLRFGAKALQDNFVAELSTHYQNSAEFLSFYGLLNFYLYTLAFVYSPSKDAIYDSQLKDNPAFSMLNDSDDEVIYGSDYEEMPLQNGRAIKATAKYQNESDSD